DNA sequence from the Roseofilum casamattae BLCC-M143 genome:
AACCTCATCCAGCGATCGCTGATGCCATAGTCGAGATGGATCTACCTTTTCTAGAAGGAGATACCTTCGAGCTATTTCAATCTATGCAGGATGGAGCCGATCGCATTAAGAATATTATTACTTCATTGCGTACGTTTTCTCGTTTGGACGAAGCAGATTTTAAAACTATTGATATACATGAGGGGATTGAGAGTACTCTAACTCTGCTGCAAACTCGTTTGCGCGCGCAAAATTGGCGATCGCAAATTGAAGTCCGTAAAGAATACGGCCATTTACCCCAACTCAAGTGTTATGCCGGACAGCTAAATCAGGTATTTATGAGTATTCTCAGCAATAGTATTGATGCGATCGAACAATGTTTAGCTGAGAATACTTCGAGAACGAAAGTTCAGCCGCAGATCGCTATCCGCACCATCTGTCAAAGCAATGTGCAGAGCGAACATCAAGAAATTATTATTTCGATCTCGGATAATGGTATTGGGATTTCTCCAGAAAATATTGACCGAATTTTCGATCCCTTTTTTACCACGAAAGATATTGGTAAAGGGACGGGTTTAGGAATGGCGATCGCTCATCAAATCATTACTGAGAAACACAATGGTACGATTACCTGCTCCTCAGAACTGAATAAAGGAACCACCTTTGCCATTATCTTACCGACACCTCAGTTAACCTTCGGGAAAAATACTAAGGAATTGGAGGAGAAAAAACTTCAGATCCCACCAGCATTTGAGCCGCTGATGTCGAGATAAAATTACTATTGCTTAATCCCGAAGAGTAATCGACCAGAACCCCTAAACTTTGTCCGGTGGCTTGAATCCGAATTAAGGTATCGTTGGCAATGCTGCCGGCTAAATTTTGACTGGTATCGAACTCGAGAGCAGAAAAGGTTAACCCATCGGTCAGGCCAATAACATCTTCAGTACTATTCCAATCAATAATTTGCTCGGCGATGCCGGGATTATCATTCGCTTCATCAGTGCGGAACACAAAAGTATCTGCACCTAACCCACCAACGAGTAGATCGATGCCGAGATCGCCAATGAGCAGATCTGACCCCGCTCCACCATTGAGGATATCGTTACCTTGTCCCCCTCGAAGCGTATCATTACCCTCATTACCAAAGAGCAGATCGCTACCGAGGTCTCCACGTAAGAGGTCATCCCCGTCTTGACCGGAGAGAAAGTCTTCATTTTGCCCGCCCAAAAGGCGATCGTCTCCTCCGCCACCACCTAAGGTATCATTGCCCCGATCGCCTAAAATCACCTCACTCAAAGATGAGCCAGCAACTCTGTCATTACCATCGAGGGCCCAAACTCCTCCTGGATAGTTAATCAGAGAGCTGGGACCTGCTGTCGAACTGAGGAGAATAATATTGTCACTATCCGTTGCCAGCAGCCGAGGAATGGGAAAGCTTGAGTCTGGAGTTAGATTGGTATCGTTGCTTGGTGTCGGTGTTGGTGTCGGTGTTGGTGTTGGTGTTGGTGTTGGTGTTGGTGTTGGCGTTGGTGTTGGTGTTGGCGCTGGCGTTGGCGTTGGCGTTGGTGTTGGCGTTGGTGCTGGCGTTGCTGTCCCGACTTCTACTTCAATGGAACCGAGAGAGAACGTCGAACTAACGCGATCGCTAAGATCGCCAAAGAACAGAAAATTAGACAACTCATAAGGACTAAACGGTAACTCGGGATCGCTAGCGGTCGGGTCAAACGTATAGTTACGCAGATCGCCGCTTAATATTTCTGTTTCGCCTGCGAGTAAAGTATACCGATCCCCCTCAACTTTGAGGTCATAATTGGTGGCATTTGCGGTTGCAAACGATGCAGATTCACTCACTGCAAAGTTGCTATCGTAAGCAAAAATCCGATTTTGTTCAAACCCAAGTTGAATCTCCTGTTGAGCATTGTCACTGACAGCCAGAAGATTGAAACCAGCAACATCGGAAGGGCTATTTTCAGCCTCAATGGCTAAATCGAACGATAGAGTATATCCATCACTTACGCTCAAGTTTGGGAAACTCCCATTAACCGGTGTAATTGCAGGAGGGTTTACACTGGTTACTGCATAGTTTATATAACCAACATATCCAGTATTATTGCCATTAAAATCTGTATTTAGAGTAACGCGGTTATCAGCAACGGTTTCTGTCGCTGCTGGAGCAGCAGGAGGAGGCAAAATTTGTTGCAGACTCAGTTGACCTTGGTCGGCAGGACGATTTCCTAGGGTTCCGTCAAAGAGAGTGGTTGCCAACGTTATCTCCTCACTAAATATTAATGGCTATAATTGCTATAGTCCAAATTATAACAAGACGACTTCCCGACTATTTCTGCCTCGCTTCAGATTTGACCTAATCTACAGTGTATAAGTGCTGCTCAACTGCATCCGGAGCACTGTCCAAATGAGCCGTTAACACCTCTGCTCTGGCATCTGCGACCAGGACATCGTCCTCAATACGAATGCCGCGTACATCGGCAAATTGAGCCAGTTTTTCCCAGTTAACGACACCCTTATATTTTTCTCGCATTTGCGGATTATTGAGAATTCCCGGAACTTGATAAAATCCGGGTTCGATCGTCACGACCATTCCCGACTCTAGGGGACGATTTAAGCGCAAAAAACGCAAGCCAAAGCGATCGCTCCGTTTCCGTCCTGTAGCATAACCCGCTAAATCGCCCAAATCTTCCATATCGTGGACATCTAAACCGAGTAAATGACCGATTCCATGAGGGAAAAACAGGGCGTGCGCATCGCGTTCGACTAAGCTTTCTGGTTCGCCAATAAGAATGCCTAAATCGACTAATCCTTCTGCGATCGCAAGTGCCGCTTCTAAATGAATTTTCTCGTATTCTACCCCCGGTTTTATGCGATCGATGGAGCGTTTTTGCGCCCCTAAGACAACTTCATAAATAGCGCGTTGTGTTGCCGAAAATTTACCCGAAACCGGCCAAGTTCGCGTAATATCGGAAGCCCATCCTCCAGGCGTTTCTGCTCCGGCATCGACTAATAATAAGTCTCCCGGATTTAAAGGATGGGGAGAGCGATCGTTGTGCAAGACTTCTCCATGGACGGTTACAATACTACAGTAAGCCGGACTCATCTGATGGGTAATAAAAGTCGCTTCGATCGCTGCCCTCACTTCAGCTTCAGTCTTAGCCTGTTTCGTTGCTTCCATTCCCGCTTGGTGCGCTTTGATGCTGACTTCCATTGCTTGTCGCATCTCGGAAAGTGCTGCTTCGTCGTGACGCATACGCAAGCTAATGACGGCTCGTGCTAAGTCTAAATCTCGTCCGGTGAGAGTCTTTGGTAGAGATCTATTACAAACTTCCGACTGCAACGAACGAGTAGCAAAATCTTGGACGGGGAGAGTGGCGGCATCTTTACCGTAGTTGGGTAACTCTGCGATCGCATAATGCTTGTCGGCTCCTATTTTTTCCGCCCATTCCGCGCGAGTGGGTTCTATTCCATGCCATAATGCCGAACCCGGAGAAGGATCGTCCATAAATAAAGTTAATTCTTCTCCGTCTAAACGAATGGCAGCATTCGGAATAGAGACTCCGGCAAAATAGAGAAAATGGCTATTGGCGCGGAAGGGATAAATATTCGCCGGAAAATTGCGAGGACTGGGTTTTCCCGACCAGAGAAGAACCGGAAAATCAATCTGTTCGGCGAGATGTTTGCGGCGATGGTACGGGGAGTTAACTTGGCTCATTTGTATCTTATCTTTAATTATCTTTATGGTTTTTCGCTGCCATTTTTCTTTACCATAGTTTAAGTTAAATCTTTGCTCTTGTCTTGCCCTTCACCATGAACGTTGCATCACCTCGGAACTCTCTGGTCTCTTGCACTTATCCCCTGGAAGAATTACCCGGTCTCAGTCGCCAACATTGCAATCTTCTGTATCGGTTAGGTCTGAGTACCACTACCGATCTGCTCCAACAGATGTCTCCCGCACCGGAGCGGATTAAATATGCTAAGCAACTGCGACTGCCAATCCATGTTATTAATAAATGGATTGCGCTTTCCGATCTGGCTCGAGTGAAAAGTATTGGTTGCGAATATAACGGGCTTTTGTTACATTCCGGCATTGCTTCGGTGGCGCAACTCTCGCAAATGTCCGCCCACCACGTCCATCGCCAAGTTTTAAAGTTGCAAGTCACGTTAATGCAACGCCGGGATCTGTGTCCCAGCGTCGATCGCGTCGCACAATGGATTAAGGAAGCTCGCCAATTAGCCCGTTAGTTGGGT
Encoded proteins:
- a CDS encoding sensor histidine kinase, with amino-acid sequence MEQQDYEKQIRQLEKTIRILGKKLERSEQERSDIEADVAAKEVFLKNAIEQLQVSQQELEQRTQDLQNALNEMQQIQLQLIQSEKMSALGQMVAGVAHEINNPLSFVYGNLEHAREYTASFLELLKLYQQYYPQPHPAIADAIVEMDLPFLEGDTFELFQSMQDGADRIKNIITSLRTFSRLDEADFKTIDIHEGIESTLTLLQTRLRAQNWRSQIEVRKEYGHLPQLKCYAGQLNQVFMSILSNSIDAIEQCLAENTSRTKVQPQIAIRTICQSNVQSEHQEIIISISDNGIGISPENIDRIFDPFFTTKDIGKGTGLGMAIAHQIITEKHNGTITCSSELNKGTTFAIILPTPQLTFGKNTKELEEKKLQIPPAFEPLMSR
- a CDS encoding calcium-binding protein, which translates into the protein MATTLFDGTLGNRPADQGQLSLQQILPPPAAPAATETVADNRVTLNTDFNGNNTGYVGYINYAVTSVNPPAITPVNGSFPNLSVSDGYTLSFDLAIEAENSPSDVAGFNLLAVSDNAQQEIQLGFEQNRIFAYDSNFAVSESASFATANATNYDLKVEGDRYTLLAGETEILSGDLRNYTFDPTASDPELPFSPYELSNFLFFGDLSDRVSSTFSLGSIEVEVGTATPAPTPTPTPTPTPAPTPTPTPTPTPTPTPTPTPTPTPTPSNDTNLTPDSSFPIPRLLATDSDNIILLSSTAGPSSLINYPGGVWALDGNDRVAGSSLSEVILGDRGNDTLGGGGGDDRLLGGQNEDFLSGQDGDDLLRGDLGSDLLFGNEGNDTLRGGQGNDILNGGAGSDLLIGDLGIDLLVGGLGADTFVFRTDEANDNPGIAEQIIDWNSTEDVIGLTDGLTFSALEFDTSQNLAGSIANDTLIRIQATGQSLGVLVDYSSGLSNSNFISTSAAQMLVGSEVFSPPIP
- a CDS encoding aminopeptidase P family protein, encoding MSQVNSPYHRRKHLAEQIDFPVLLWSGKPSPRNFPANIYPFRANSHFLYFAGVSIPNAAIRLDGEELTLFMDDPSPGSALWHGIEPTRAEWAEKIGADKHYAIAELPNYGKDAATLPVQDFATRSLQSEVCNRSLPKTLTGRDLDLARAVISLRMRHDEAALSEMRQAMEVSIKAHQAGMEATKQAKTEAEVRAAIEATFITHQMSPAYCSIVTVHGEVLHNDRSPHPLNPGDLLLVDAGAETPGGWASDITRTWPVSGKFSATQRAIYEVVLGAQKRSIDRIKPGVEYEKIHLEAALAIAEGLVDLGILIGEPESLVERDAHALFFPHGIGHLLGLDVHDMEDLGDLAGYATGRKRSDRFGLRFLRLNRPLESGMVVTIEPGFYQVPGILNNPQMREKYKGVVNWEKLAQFADVRGIRIEDDVLVADARAEVLTAHLDSAPDAVEQHLYTVD
- a CDS encoding DUF4332 domain-containing protein, translated to MNVASPRNSLVSCTYPLEELPGLSRQHCNLLYRLGLSTTTDLLQQMSPAPERIKYAKQLRLPIHVINKWIALSDLARVKSIGCEYNGLLLHSGIASVAQLSQMSAHHVHRQVLKLQVTLMQRRDLCPSVDRVAQWIKEARQLAR